From the genome of Alosa alosa isolate M-15738 ecotype Scorff River chromosome 18, AALO_Geno_1.1, whole genome shotgun sequence, one region includes:
- the ndnfl gene encoding protein NDNF isoform X2: MSPSWCLVLAVALLWGPLGPMPLAALAPENEVPLRPTTWLLEDKVTPIHLPKGKTRRFYFTLKKKTPSMSLTVSPCGTPIEWTLAARTLKDKPPKNLHWSSKKSMPEVWWRGPGTEAKIHTYTGNSADTYMGPAYTPASIYILRLKSQEQDTSASVYLHEGPGSSGVFPKLPADPRVHTLGVGLTSVTLSWNPSASVTQPSHSVKHLYDYCVLVNHNHNYRSLCAALEGIKKERERDWKQEKKDKQRKETARPVHKDWWGQQWDALGEIQPSTSGVSDDVAQLGCVCRGIESVCTVSELLPDTQYYFDVFVIDRLNGTSAAYTGTFTHTHEQAQPAVIALKEGEPRLVALQVGRGSSSGGGSASGRQQGATVFSFRPRGWQQNGLLTLQSCNGTQKIRVVVTSRGKVLSTQEVGEQLAQLWLQGAPSYIIRLESTEASAATGRVSAASSSRVAVKIQASSAYHRQAAPVLPATLQMKSFNKLRSCTSITLAWMGTEERSLYCVYRWRLSDDVVGKERNSDRCLGPETRSDSERVLCKYFQELNPRRAVTTAVIGGLEPGASYLLDVYLVRRWGIPIKYHSKTVRTRREC, encoded by the exons ATGAGCCCGTCGTGGTGCCTTGTTCTGGCTGTGGCCCTTCTGTGGGGCCCTCTGGGCCCTATGCCCCTAGCAGCACTGGCCCCTGAGAATGAGGTGCCCCTCCGGCCAACCACCTGGCTCCTGGAGGACAAGGTCACTCCCATCCATCTGCCCAAAGGGAAGACGAGGAG GTTCTACTTCACTCTGAAAAAGAAAACGCCTTCCATGTCCCTGACTGTAAGCCCCTGTGGTACCCCCATCGAGTGGACTCTGGCTGCCCGAACCCTGAAGGACAAGCCGCCCAAAAACCTGCACT GGAGTTCAAAAAAGAGTATGCCTGAGGTATGGTGGAGAGGCCCTGGAACTGAAGCGAAAATCCATACCTACACTGGCAACTCGGCAGACACCTATATGGGTCCTGCCTATACACCTGCATCCATCTACATTCTGAGGCTAAAGTCGCAAGAGCAGGACACCAGTGCCTCTGTCTACCTGCATGAGGGACCAGGGTCATCAGGGGTCTTCCCCAAACTTCCGGCCGACCCAAGAGTCCACACGCTTGGGGTGGGACTAACCAGCGTCACCCTAAGCTGGAACCCCAGCGCTTCTGTGACCCAACCGAGCCACTCCGTCAAGCACCTGTACGACTACTGCGTCCTGgtcaaccacaaccacaactaCCGAAGCCTCTGTGCTGCACTCGAGGGCAtcaagaaggagagggagagggactgGAAGCAAGAGAAGAAAGACAAGCAGCGGAAGGAGACTGCGCGGCCAGTACACAAAGACTGGTGGGGGCAACAGTGGGATGCGTTAGGGGAAATCCAGCCCTCCACCTCTGGTGTGTCCGATGACGTCGCCCAGCTTGGCTGCGTCTGTCGCGGCATCGAGAGCGTGTGCACCGTCTCTGAGCTGCTGCCCGACACACAGTACTACTTTGACGTCTTCGTGATCGACAGGCTCAACGGCACGAGCGCGGCCTACACTGGAACCTTCACCCATACCCACGAGCAGGCTCAGCCGGCCGTGATTGCGTTAAAGGAGGGCGAGCCACGTCTGGTTGCACTGCAGGTCGGACGAGGTAGCAGCAGCGGTGGCGGTAGTGCCAGCGGCAGACAGCAGGGGGCCACGGTGTTTAGCTTCCGGCCCCGCGGCTGGCAGCAGAACGGCCTGCTGACACTCCAGAGCTGCAATGGCACCCAGAAAATCAGGGTGGTGGTGACCAGCCGAGGGAAGGTGCTCTCCACCCAGGAAGTGGGCGAGCAGCTGGCTCAGTTGTGGCTCCAGGGAGCCCCCTCTTACATCATCAGGCTGGAGAGCACGGAGGCATCTGCCGCAACCGGCCGGGTGAGCGCGGCAAGCAGCTCAAGGGTCGCAGTCAAGATCCAGGCATCGTCGGCATACCACCGGCAGGCCGCCCCGGTCCTTCCGGCCACCCTCCAGATGAAGTCCTTCAACAAGCTGCGCAGCTGTACCTCGATCACCCTAGCCTGGATGGGCACGGAAGAAAGGAGCCTGTACTGCGTCTACCGCTGGCGCCTGTCTGACGATGTCGTCGGGAAGGAACGGAACTCCGACCGATGCCTGGGGCCCGAGACGAGGTCCGACTCCGAGAGGGTCCTCTGCAAATATTTCCAGGAGCTGAACCCACGACGGGCCGTCACCACAGCTGTGATCGGAGGCCTAGAACCCGGAGCCTCCTACTTGCTTGACGTTTACCTCGTGAGACGTTGGGGGATCCCAATCAAATACCATAGCAAGACAGTGCGAACAAGGCGAGAGTGCTAA
- the ndnfl gene encoding protein NDNF isoform X1 — protein MDCKREKRKKEKKRLKQNLSVFFSLTAVQCQCGGSDSLQRVLRHLKMSPSWCLVLAVALLWGPLGPMPLAALAPENEVPLRPTTWLLEDKVTPIHLPKGKTRRFYFTLKKKTPSMSLTVSPCGTPIEWTLAARTLKDKPPKNLHWSSKKSMPEVWWRGPGTEAKIHTYTGNSADTYMGPAYTPASIYILRLKSQEQDTSASVYLHEGPGSSGVFPKLPADPRVHTLGVGLTSVTLSWNPSASVTQPSHSVKHLYDYCVLVNHNHNYRSLCAALEGIKKERERDWKQEKKDKQRKETARPVHKDWWGQQWDALGEIQPSTSGVSDDVAQLGCVCRGIESVCTVSELLPDTQYYFDVFVIDRLNGTSAAYTGTFTHTHEQAQPAVIALKEGEPRLVALQVGRGSSSGGGSASGRQQGATVFSFRPRGWQQNGLLTLQSCNGTQKIRVVVTSRGKVLSTQEVGEQLAQLWLQGAPSYIIRLESTEASAATGRVSAASSSRVAVKIQASSAYHRQAAPVLPATLQMKSFNKLRSCTSITLAWMGTEERSLYCVYRWRLSDDVVGKERNSDRCLGPETRSDSERVLCKYFQELNPRRAVTTAVIGGLEPGASYLLDVYLVRRWGIPIKYHSKTVRTRREC, from the exons ATGGACTGtaagagggaaaaaaggaaaaaggaaaaaaaaaggcttAAACAAaacctgtctgtttttttctccctaACTGCGGTTCAGTGTCAGTGTGGAGGCAGTGACAGTTT GCAACGGGTACTCCGACATCTAAAAATGAGCCCGTCGTGGTGCCTTGTTCTGGCTGTGGCCCTTCTGTGGGGCCCTCTGGGCCCTATGCCCCTAGCAGCACTGGCCCCTGAGAATGAGGTGCCCCTCCGGCCAACCACCTGGCTCCTGGAGGACAAGGTCACTCCCATCCATCTGCCCAAAGGGAAGACGAGGAG GTTCTACTTCACTCTGAAAAAGAAAACGCCTTCCATGTCCCTGACTGTAAGCCCCTGTGGTACCCCCATCGAGTGGACTCTGGCTGCCCGAACCCTGAAGGACAAGCCGCCCAAAAACCTGCACT GGAGTTCAAAAAAGAGTATGCCTGAGGTATGGTGGAGAGGCCCTGGAACTGAAGCGAAAATCCATACCTACACTGGCAACTCGGCAGACACCTATATGGGTCCTGCCTATACACCTGCATCCATCTACATTCTGAGGCTAAAGTCGCAAGAGCAGGACACCAGTGCCTCTGTCTACCTGCATGAGGGACCAGGGTCATCAGGGGTCTTCCCCAAACTTCCGGCCGACCCAAGAGTCCACACGCTTGGGGTGGGACTAACCAGCGTCACCCTAAGCTGGAACCCCAGCGCTTCTGTGACCCAACCGAGCCACTCCGTCAAGCACCTGTACGACTACTGCGTCCTGgtcaaccacaaccacaactaCCGAAGCCTCTGTGCTGCACTCGAGGGCAtcaagaaggagagggagagggactgGAAGCAAGAGAAGAAAGACAAGCAGCGGAAGGAGACTGCGCGGCCAGTACACAAAGACTGGTGGGGGCAACAGTGGGATGCGTTAGGGGAAATCCAGCCCTCCACCTCTGGTGTGTCCGATGACGTCGCCCAGCTTGGCTGCGTCTGTCGCGGCATCGAGAGCGTGTGCACCGTCTCTGAGCTGCTGCCCGACACACAGTACTACTTTGACGTCTTCGTGATCGACAGGCTCAACGGCACGAGCGCGGCCTACACTGGAACCTTCACCCATACCCACGAGCAGGCTCAGCCGGCCGTGATTGCGTTAAAGGAGGGCGAGCCACGTCTGGTTGCACTGCAGGTCGGACGAGGTAGCAGCAGCGGTGGCGGTAGTGCCAGCGGCAGACAGCAGGGGGCCACGGTGTTTAGCTTCCGGCCCCGCGGCTGGCAGCAGAACGGCCTGCTGACACTCCAGAGCTGCAATGGCACCCAGAAAATCAGGGTGGTGGTGACCAGCCGAGGGAAGGTGCTCTCCACCCAGGAAGTGGGCGAGCAGCTGGCTCAGTTGTGGCTCCAGGGAGCCCCCTCTTACATCATCAGGCTGGAGAGCACGGAGGCATCTGCCGCAACCGGCCGGGTGAGCGCGGCAAGCAGCTCAAGGGTCGCAGTCAAGATCCAGGCATCGTCGGCATACCACCGGCAGGCCGCCCCGGTCCTTCCGGCCACCCTCCAGATGAAGTCCTTCAACAAGCTGCGCAGCTGTACCTCGATCACCCTAGCCTGGATGGGCACGGAAGAAAGGAGCCTGTACTGCGTCTACCGCTGGCGCCTGTCTGACGATGTCGTCGGGAAGGAACGGAACTCCGACCGATGCCTGGGGCCCGAGACGAGGTCCGACTCCGAGAGGGTCCTCTGCAAATATTTCCAGGAGCTGAACCCACGACGGGCCGTCACCACAGCTGTGATCGGAGGCCTAGAACCCGGAGCCTCCTACTTGCTTGACGTTTACCTCGTGAGACGTTGGGGGATCCCAATCAAATACCATAGCAAGACAGTGCGAACAAGGCGAGAGTGCTAA